From the Plasmodium brasilianum strain Bolivian I chromosome 7, whole genome shotgun sequence genome, the window TTTATGCTTTttattatgcattttttatactttttattatgcattttctatactttttattatgcatttttcataccttttattatgcattttttatacttcttattatgcattttctatactttttattatgcatttttcataccttttattatgcattttttatactttttattatgcatttttcataccttttattatgcattttttatactttttattatgcatttttcgtactttttattatgcatttttcgtactttttattatgcatTTTTCATACAttgttctttcttttttttttcaaatattacttttatgggaaataaatttacatgCGCACATGTagacatatatgtaaatacatgtacataagcGCCCACATTTCCAATTTAATACgatttatttaaaacatcATTGTTACTTAATAAGGAGATCCTCATAAGGGGGTAAATGgcaaattatttaaaaaccgtcccatattatattttatacgaAAAATTGTAAATGCTTAATCTGCTGCGAGCTAATGAGGTGATATCTGTTTTTATgcaagtatttttttatgaacaggCAAGAATTTTAAgccatttaaaaaaaaaaaaaaaaataaaataaagataaaataaaatataatataataaaatggaaaaaaaataaaataaaataaagataagtaaaataaaatataataaaatggagataaacaaaataaaatagggtggaaaaaaaaaaaaaaaaaggaaaaacccCATATGAATGTTCACTACGCAAGTTCTGTTTTCGTCTAAAGTTCGCTTTATATGCCTCGTTTATACATAACTGCGCATAGATGGGCAGATGAACACATgaacgtaaaaaaaatgaaaagaaaaaatggtaCTTGTGTAAAGGAGGAGAGGGAGAGGAGGGCGAGGGTAAAACAGCCATATGGGGCTAAACATATACGCAAACGGGGAATTGATATGcttacacatacacatacgtatatatacatacacatgcatgtgtctatatacatacatgcaccTCTGTTTATGCTTCCTTCATTGGATAGGCGCTCCGGAgggaaaattgaaaataggTATATCGCTTTCTCTGTGGGAGGAGTTCCCCCATCTTTAAGTATCCCCTACGCAGGATGATAGTACCCGATTGTAGTATGTGTAGAAAGCCAAAGTGCCTTTTATTAAGTAATAAATATCATGGACAGCTGCTATTTCTCTTATTGAATGCATGGCTAACTGAGGAATACCGATGTCTATACCAGGCATAGATAAATTTGAAGCGACCATTGAACCTACTGTACTACCACATGGTGTATCATTTTTAACCATAAAATTTTGATACTTTATTGTTTGCTTATATTCATTAGCAAACAATTCAAATgttcttttaattaaacaTGCATAATATGGTGCAGTAacgtaatttttatttgtgttATATTTGATAGCGATTCCTtcatgaaaatataaatgatggTTAGTCTGTACAGTTTCTGGATAATTAGGATGACTACAATGTGCCATATcaacatttaatataaaagatcTGTTCACTAGATTGCCATAAATTTCATCCACACTTGTATTACCATTGCTGATGTCGTTCATAAAAATCGATGTTATAATTCTTTCAATAAAGTTTTTGGTAAAATATGACTGAGCCCCTATTTCACTCAGGGAACCGATTTCCTCGTGGTCATACccgatacatatatataggttGTTATCATAGCTGCATTTGTCCTGCTCACCACTGCCACTGCCACTATCACTTACATCACGACTTCTTACATTTTTCACCAACTCGATAAAAGCCTCAAACACGCAAAAGGAGCCGACAAGGTTGTCAAACCGAGCCCCTTCTATGAACTCTTCATAAACTCCGGTAAAACATGGCTCCTGTGCATCCATTAGGCACAGCTCGAAATCTAATATATCTTCTTCATTACAATTTAATTCCTTTGCTAAAATGTATAACAGGGGAGAAGAGTTTACGTTTTCTTTCTGCTCTTGTTCTAGATGATCTTGTGTTGTTCCTTCCCCCTGTGTGCTTATCCCTTCTTGGCGTTTTTGTAATTCGTTTTCGTCCGAGCTCTTCTTTGTTAttcctttccttttttttattaactggTCATACAAAACTGTAGATAGTATAGGTTTCAAATGAGTTTCATAATTTATCTTAACAGTAAATTCAAATCTTGTTCTATGTTGTAAATGTATAGCTAAACTTGGCAAAAAGAATAAcgatttgtttatttgtattaatcgttcaattaatttattgtcctttttaaaaactaCTTGACCGGACAATCCTAAGCCTCTATCAAACCATGTATTCCATAAACCTGATCCATAGCATTCAACatttatttgatttattttactttttactatattattattaggtgaaatttttaaagcaCAAGAATCGATATGTCCAATTGATATTAATATGGACccattttctatattaaaatttttaccaaTAAAAAAACTACAAATATTCCTGTTCTCCTTGCTTAATACATAaccttcatttttttgtaaattccATTTTTCTCCTTCACTTATGGGTATTAAaccattatttattaatttatctcTTAAATTTTTACAGGCCAAAAAGCTACTTCCACTCTTTCTAATGAACTTTATGACCTCCTGCGCATATTCTCTTGCTTTAGTGTCCATCTATATATGTGTTGAGGTACCTAACTGGAGTGAGGAAGGGGAAGTCGAGGAAAAGGAATACTACTCCTAATTTTGTTAGCTTCTTGGGGATACTTCCGCGATTGTACAGTGTATATGTGCTCGTGTGCGTGcacgtatgcatgtatattcCTATTATCAGACTAATTTACCTACTTTTCTTTCCCTTTCTGGAGTTGGGTCAAcctgtaatattattataatatttttaaatactcTCTTGTATGGatgggggaaaaaaaaaaaaaaatattaaaaataatgttcataatatatgtgccacctttttttttgggggGGGGAGCGTGAAAAAACAGTTAACTAAGTTATGCAAAAATGTTAACGTTgtcatttatacatatggtTGGCACAATTTACAAGTTGCTAAAATTTAATCggattattttaataagttTTGATGACTTCTGATGACTTTCTCAAAAAAGAGGAGCAATTAAGCTAAAATTGAATacatgaaaatatgaaaaattgacgagctaaaaaaatttttaagttcGCCTTAACATGTTGCGTATATTCTGAACTGTTCAGGTTTTTTCcgagtataaaaaaaaaaaaataataaaaataaataaaaaaaatgaataaataaaaaataataagaaatagataaaaaaaaaaaatgaataaataaaaaataagaaatagaTAAGAAATAGATAAGAAATAGATAagaaatagataaaaaaataggtaaaaaaatatataaaaaaatagataaaaaaatagataaaaaaatagataagaAAATAGATAAGAAAATAGATAAGAAAATAGATAAGAAAATAGATAagaaaatagataaaatataaataaaaagtagaATAAAAATTGGTAATAAAAAATCCATTTGCTTTTGAAGAGGTTAGGGggatgcacatacatatatacacctACGCACAGgtgtacatgtgtacacttacacatgtatacatgtattctTGTAAACGTATCTATTATGCCTCACTCTTACACACAACGTGTTAATATTACGCATGCCATTATTGGTACATATACACctatatcatttattaagTGCTCAATTTTACGTATGAATTGTTATGCATGTATTAACGTTTACAAAGGTACAATATCTAAGCTTCCTGTACACGAAATATTTCTAGTGGCACAAAGGAATAAGGAGAAGCAGTAAAATAAGATGATGCCCATTGTTACAGTAAAAACTAAACGAAGCCCCTTTtcacttttataatttatttgacTTTATGTGGATATTACGTTCATTACACATTTGCatacttatgtatacattaGTACACACGTGTAcacatttatacatgtacatacatgtgcataaatatatatgtgtataaacaCCTACCACCATTTTGAATAGTATGCTTAAATTGTGCTCTTTTTATAGTTAACTCTTTTACATTGCACCTTATGACGTCTGACAGTTACTCATATCATCATGCACCCTTCTCTATTAACTTACAAATTCTCataaatacgtaaaaaaatcatttttcgCCCAATGAGGCAATCTTATTAGTGGTTTATATGGAAATCATGCATTATTATGTTAGCGggttattcttttttttttttttttttttttattcatttattttgttacttCTTGTACTTATAGTACATGGTAAACTTGATATCCCTCTTcacttatataatattcaacACTTTgccaaattaaaaaatggcTGCCTTAACAGCCATTACCTTGATGTAGTAAACGCGTATACATATTGACATACTTAACGAAATAGGATAATCTTTGTCATTCATTTTTgtcattcatttttatatttatttcgttATGCGATAGCTTTAACGTTTTCATGTGCGTAAGGAATGGAACTCCTTTCCCCTACTTTACGAATTGTACTACACTAGAATGTTCTTttcgaaataaaaaaaaaaaaaaagaaatacggAAGGAATGATGATAAAACAAACTAGTTGTTTTTCCCACAATTGTTGCAAGGGAAGAAAAAGaggaattataaaatttcataagtgaaaagatttaaaattatttaaaaaaggggTATAAGCTATTAAGAAATGTGAGCAGTATGTGCAATTCACATACAAGTGCAGTGTATCAGATGTTCCAACTTCAAATAGCCGATTACAATACGCTTTAACAGTTAGCGGAttgtggaaaaaaaaagaaaaaaaaaaaaaaaaaaaaaaaaaattacttccCCGCACGGGAGAGAATATACATTAAGGTCTCGTCAACAATATTTtggtaaaaaattttcttttttttattaattaactGAATTAAATGATcacctttaaaaaatttatgtatgtcGGAATATTGAACATTTGCTACATGATCTATAACAACATCATGTATAAAGTTATATGtccttattttttcactTCTATTTCCACTcaatttttgattttttttatcctttaaataaattattttctcttgttcataataaaaattatatagttTACTCCTCAAAAGCTCAATGGcaatacttttattttgtatctGACTACTAGTTTTCTGTACTTCAACAGTTATGTTTGTGGGTTTGTGAACAATTTTAACACACGTTTCGTTTTTATTTACACTTTGTCCACCTGCTCCTCCTGATCTTTTTGTTTCAATAAGGAGATctgtttttgaaaaattaatttttttttgtagcttatcttttattcttttttcatcaaATATTAATACTATGGATGTGGACGTTTGTATCTTTTTGCTGTTTATTGGTACTCGTTGAACTCTGTGTATACCTATTTCTTGAGCAAAATTTTCATACACATCTTTTCCTCGAATATGTACAACAATGTTTTTATTACCACCCTTGGTCATGTCGTCTGTTATTCGGTTTTTCACCtcatattcataatttttttttttacaaaaattttcgTACATGGTAAATAATTTCTTACTGAATAGCAGGGCTTCTTGCCCCCCTACCCCCGGGGTTATCTATAAGGGAAGAGTGCATCCAAGCAGTGTGCCCTGGAGGGCACGTGCGCGcgcgtatgtatgtatttattaacgTATTTGCGCACACACgaatatgtatgcacgttttctatgtatacatttatgtatatgtttgcaCGTTTGTGTGTACTTATTTTCGAGGGCGGACTCACCTCCATCTTCACTTCATCCGTGTCCAGGTGATGGTTATCATTGACAAAGGATTTGTAAAACTCGACAATCTGCTGCACTAGGGTACCCTGCACATTCCACAGGTTGCGTTTGAGCTCTTTtatatcatcatcatcatcgtcATAGTTATCATCGTTATTATCCTCCTCCTTCTCCTCAAGTTCGTCGTTCATAAGTtcgattttatttttctgttcCTCATCCTTCTTCTTCGCCCCTGTGTCTTTTGACTGCACACCTTTTTCCATCCCATTTTTGCTCTCCTGGACAAGTTCTTTATACAGATCTAGGTCCTCACACAATGATTTCATCTCTTTTGATTtttcatgtatttttataatttttaaaaaagcttTATTACTATCATCACATGGCATGGTAATATTTCTCTGTGCAAGTTCCATTAGTAATTTCCGTTGGGTGGGAGTTAAATAGGTTATataggaaaaacaaaatttacattttggCTCAAAAAAGAGTTTACTCAATGATCTAATCTTTCTGTTCATGTATTTCGttgtaatgaaataatagCTAGCTGTTGCtgtgattttttttttttttttcaatggATAAGTTTATGGTAAATAGCGAAAACGTCTGTGGAGGGCGGGAGAACGGAGGTATGTGCattcatataaacataaatgtgcgtaaatatttgtatattatatgtatatgtatatatgtatatatatatatatatgcttgttTGTGTGTTGTTAGTTGACGTATGCACTTATACAGGCAGGTATTATGTAGGTGTTCATTAAGGCCAAAAGCCAGCAGCGTGCCCCTACAAACAATTGAGAGGATGTTAATTTGCTAAAGAGGGGTATACCTCAAGCGTTTTGAAGAGAATGTTCGAGCTGCGATAAGTTAGCTTCTTCCCTAAAATGGTAAAATgttcaaaatatatgtgtgtaaaaatatactcaGTGTAAAGTATGCACGAGATAACATGCTGGTGGATAGTACTGTAGCCACTTTTccgtttctttttttttttttttttcatttctacTCATTCGTTTCTACTCATTTGTTTCTACTCATTTGTTTCTTCTCATTTGTTTCTTCTCATTTGTTTCTTCTCATTTGTTTCTTCTCATTTGTTTCTTCTCATTTGTTTCTTCTCATTCGTTTTTATTCGCGTGTtcttattcatttatttttatttatttgcatctatttctttctttccttttcGTACTGCTCTTCCAGAGGATTTCGCCCCGCTTTCCAAATACTACAATTTCTTTGCGCATAAAATATGACAGCAGAGAATCGCGCAATTTTTGAAGGAATAAAAGAGGCAAAGGGAAGTAACAAAAGTAAactaatacatttttactgtaacttaaaaaaaatggactattatatttttttgaaaaatttttcaagTAGGGTATTTTCCCGGGTGACCCATTTTCCCATGTTGTTTCATTAATCTGCGAACAGGgagaaggggaaaaaaaaaaaaaaaaaaaaaaaaaaaaaaataaatgtggtatatataatagattATATAGGTatgatatatgtaataaattaaatagatacagtatatataatagataaAACGGGTCAAATAATCCAAATGAATGCAGTTTATAACAAAGGGGAGTGTAAATCCACAAATGGCATTTGACCGAAGTAATGTTGGTTCATAGCTGCTGTTCTAATTTTGCTCTCTATCTGTTTGCTTACTAAACACAGGTAGCTGTGGTAGATTCCTAGGGACAGAAtcatgaaaaagaaaaaggataaGGTGAGCAAAAGCATCAAGAGCCAGCAAAAGAAGTAccttaagaaaaaaaaaaaaaaaaaaagggaagaagTGAACGAAAGAGCAGTTAAacgaatatttatttaaacgaGCGATTGAATAATCGAAGGAAACCCTTCCACAGTTAATGATTGAGGAAATCGAACTTCTTTTTTCTGTTGTCTACTTTTTCGtgctctttattttttctcatcATTTCCAAGCTAACCAATTATCATAATAGAGCATATTGTAAACGACGTtggaaatatatttcaaggaaaaaaaaatggttccttcttcaatatataaaaataagaggAAAAAGCATCTATTGTTCTCAGCTACACAATTGTTAATCCAAGGGCAGTGGTGGTCGAACGTCCTAACACATCTTTGGCAAACCTTGCAGTGTTTGCTTCGAAGAAGCTACAAAAGGGGGGGATATAAATGAATGCGAACAAAATAGGAAGCAGTTGACATATATGAACAAGTCAGGTGGAGAACCGTTCGGTGCAAGCGAAAATTCGCCGTAGATGCGTCCCAGTGGATGTGTTACTTTGAAgcataacatatatatatgtaggtatatatgtagatatatatgtaggtatatatgtagatatatatgtaggtatatatgtaggatatatatgtaggtatatatgtaggtatatatgtagttatatatgtaggtatatgtgtaggtatatatgtaggtatatatgtaggtatatatgtaggtatatatatatgcaagtaTGCACTTACGCATGTACGCGTGtgtgtatgtttgtatgtaggTGCCTAGTCTTACCTGCAGCACATCACACGCGGAGCAATACGACAGGGGGGTGTTATACTGATAGAATTTGTTGTTCGACAAACGGAAGGTGTTTCTACTCCTTGTTTTGATGtcctttgaaaaaataatattatttttattaattatatgtagATCCGTTGGATAGCAAGTTGATAACTTTGCTTTCTCCCAGTCGACCAGTTTTTCAGTTGCACTTGTATATGCATTAACAGAAGAACATCTAGTGTAATGCATTTCATATAAGGATGATAATAActtgtatttgtatttaacattttttttccgtCTCAGTTGTATATTTTGAAAGGGAGAAGTGTGCTTTGCCCATTTCGAAACGTGGTGCAATTTTCCAAACGTGCGCACATAATTATGTAGACGTTTAAGCGAAcgaacatttttatatatattgtacgGTTTTTCAGTTTTGTTGTTACAACTATTGGGTGTTTTTACTCCCTTTTTATGAATGCCATCACTACTACTTATACTTCTTTGGGTAAGTTGTTGcttgtcctttttttttttttttttttttttataactccTCCTTCATAAAATTCGACAATTCTGCTAGAATTAGATTTGCCTGCCTGTCCACCGTTTTGACCTGAACTGATCATACAGTTTTTGTAAGTTAATTGAGATTTTGCATGTTTCAATTTTTGCGAGTCATTTCGCCGTTGTCCCCTTTTCAACGTTTTGTTCACGCCCTTCTCAGTCAAAACTGTGTCTTCATGGGGGTAATGAAAAATGGTCAAGCTGTCCAGTTCGTTTGGCTGAACCGGATCTGAGGAGATAACACAGTAGTGAAGAAATGAAGAATGTAAGCAATGTAACAGTACATCAGTGCAGTAGTGAAGCACCGCATCGTTACAGCGGTGGAGTGGGAGGACGCAcgaagaagaaataaaaattaaaaaaaaaaaaattaaaaaaaaaaaattaaaaaaaaaaataaaaaaataaatacgttCCCTATATACCAAACAGGAATAGTTATTACATGAAAGAGGCTACAGTTATATACTTCCTTTTACTAACCGTTCGTACTGCATGTTGAGGAGGAGCAAGAATAGCAGGATGAGCAGTCGGAGGAGCTGACAGACATATCGTCAAAAAATTGAATGTCCCCTCCATCAGTAGTGTACTCGTTGAAGTGATTTACATATGGTTTGCTATCCTTTAGATTCtctttaatattctttttgaatttatttactgttatgttttttaaatacgtCGAAGGGCACCTTGTAACATAGCCGcttcgaaaaaaaagaaaaaaattatacctgtatatatgtgtgtgtaacTAAGTATTATAAATTTGTGTGTGAAGAGTCTACGTATAATGACGCGTATTTTTACTGCATACGTTGCATGTACATTTGATAATGGGagtgatattttttttttttttttttttttttttttcttcttttttctttttttacgtaCGGGTCGCATAAGGATGAGATGGCATATAAGAGAAAAGAAAGGACATAAAGgaagaagtaaaaatataaatttccGAAAAGTTGTTGATGTTCTTCTTTTAAATGAATGCAAGTTAGCAAAACAGCTACCTTAACGGATATGACTACATACGGCAAAATATTTGCCATCGTTCGCTAATTGTGCTCGCGtaatgtacacatatatagcATATGCTCACAggatatacacatacacacacacaaaaACACTGCCTTTTTTAATCGCGAGAACAAATGTACTCCCTCCAATATACACTCTTTCAGAGAAGATATTCTGAAGAACTATTTTCATGTTCATTCATTGAGAATTtgattaatttaattatttgatGCATAACACATTGTGTGCCTTGTTTATAAGATTAGCATACTGGCATGAAGAGGGGGAGGTACacaatatacatacataatacatatatatattttttgctttacattttttaaaaaaaactgGAAAATATACATACCCCAGTGTGAACAATGTACAAAAGCAAAACAGGATTAGTAGTTAATAGTTAAGCAGCAGAAATGAAGAGAATAAGAATTCCTttccatttaatttttttttaatttgaataTCCTGACTGGTCAGGTAAAAAtccatttaatttttttttttttttttttttttttttttttttcgtttgttAAAAGAAGAGCACACTGAATTGGGAGAGAAGgggaataagaataaaatttctCGTTGGACAATTTTTAACTTAGTAAACAATCTTAAAGAGCTAGTTAAATTCATTCTTTTGTTAGTAATTATTGCCATCGGTGAGAAGCTCCGACACGTTATTACATACATGTGTGTGTTGTGCAAGCCAAGcctttatacatatgtatgcatatatatatacacgtatatatacgcacatatatatatacgaatatacttatataccAATATACATGTTACATACATGCATCCTTAGTGAAACAACGCAAGGACAcacagaaataaaaaaaaaaattgaagaagaaattaacaaaaaaaatagcaaggGGAGaaactacaaaaaaaataaaaaactagaATATGCtgatgataaaataaacgaATGATTGAATGGCCGAATGGTATAATGGTTTAATGG encodes:
- a CDS encoding M18 aspartyl aminopeptidase codes for the protein MDTKAREYAQEVIKFIRKSGSSFLACKNLRDKLINNGLIPISEGEKWNLQKNEGYVLSKENRNICSFFIGKNFNIENGSILISIGHIDSCALKISPNNNIVKSKINQINVECYGSGLWNTWFDRGLGLSGQVVFKKDNKLIERLIQINKSLFFLPSLAIHLQHRTRFEFTVKINYETHLKPILSTVLYDQLIKKRKGITKKSSDENELQKRQEGISTQGEGTTQDHLEQEQKENVNSSPLLYILAKELNCNEEDILDFELCLMDAQEPCFTGVYEEFIEGARFDNLVGSFCVFEAFIELVKNVRSRDVSDSGSGSGEQDKCSYDNNLYICIGYDHEEIGSLSEIGAQSYFTKNFIERIITSIFMNDISNGNTSVDEIYGNLVNRSFILNVDMAHCSHPNYPETVQTNHHLYFHEGIAIKYNTNKNYVTAPYYACLIKRTFELFANEYKQTIKYQNFMVKNDTPCGSTVGSMVASNLSMPGIDIGIPQLAMHSIREIAAVHDIYYLIKGTLAFYTYYNRVLSSCVGDT
- a CDS encoding palmitoyltransferase DHHC6, which codes for MHYTRCSSVNAYTSATEKLVDWEKAKLSTCYPTDLHIINKNNIIFSKDIKTRSRNTFRLSNNKFYQYNTPLSYCSACDVLQLLRSKHCKVCQRCVRTFDHHCPWINNCVAENNRCFFLLFLYIEEGTIFFSLKYISNVVYNMLYYDNWYFFCWLLMLLLTLSFFFFMILSLGIYHSYLCLVSKQIESKIRTAAMNQHYFGQMPFINETTWENGSPGKIPYLKNFSKKYNSPFFLSYSKNVLVYFCYFPLPLLFLQKLRDSLLSYFMRKEIVVFGKRGEILWKSRKKLTYRSSNILFKTLETFSLFTINLSIEKKKKNHSNS
- a CDS encoding peptide release factor, which codes for MELAQRNITMPCDDSNKAFLKIIKIHEKSKEMKSLCEDLDLYKELVQESKNGMEKGVQSKDTGAKKKDEEQKNKIELMNDELEEKEEDNNDDNYDDDDDDIKELKRNLWNVQGTLVQQIVEFYKSFVNDNHHLDTDEVKMEITPGVGGQEALLFSKKLFTMYENFCKKKNYEYEVKNRITDDMTKGGNKNIVVHIRGKDVYENFAQEIGIHRVQRVPINSKKIQTSTSIVLIFDEKRIKDKLQKKINFSKTDLLIETKRSGGAGGQSVNKNETCVKIVHKPTNITVEVQKTSSQIQNKSIAIELLRSKLYNFYYEQEKIIYLKDKKNQKLSGNRSEKIRTYNFIHDVVIDHVANVQYSDIHKFFKGDHLIQLINKKKKIFYQNIVDETLMYILSRAGK